One Leptospira kirschneri serovar Cynopteri str. 3522 CT DNA segment encodes these proteins:
- a CDS encoding DUF1577 domain-containing protein — translation MEYIEKTERETDTITSVEQKDHVITKYLLEKELVFKIDPFDKKAVIKKVLEEGEKIIIQVLNEEDLPKEKPFILYTILAKYIQLECIFLQKLENSLFIIKVESLAIARKNRETQRFQVESNEMYVTNVISSKTVIEANMFNIPTLVKVNFEDFKNRLKQQTNDTVNIDTFGPGLNHKFEIVKRTLKYLLLENTQDPNSYKNNSPGRIHYEKEIDDDLVSCIQEYKDQQIISELIVPIIYINHSEEQIPIGYFSIQSKEQSFTEKDVQEFQILAKDMIERIKESNTIKTSEHFSILEISKGGVRIKIENPHLIETLPKQNDFVFDIFFKMQAPFTVHGITRWLALDENGHLILGIELAGKSDLPGERARFESNLELLASN, via the coding sequence ATGGAATATATAGAAAAAACAGAAAGAGAAACGGATACGATCACTTCCGTTGAACAAAAGGATCACGTAATCACAAAGTATCTTTTAGAAAAGGAGCTTGTTTTCAAAATAGATCCATTTGATAAAAAGGCAGTAATTAAAAAAGTTTTAGAAGAAGGTGAAAAAATAATCATACAGGTCCTAAACGAAGAAGACTTACCGAAAGAAAAACCTTTTATTCTTTATACGATTCTTGCTAAATACATCCAATTAGAATGTATCTTTCTTCAAAAATTAGAAAATTCACTTTTTATAATCAAAGTAGAGAGTCTAGCCATCGCGAGAAAAAACAGAGAAACTCAAAGATTTCAAGTTGAATCGAACGAAATGTATGTGACTAACGTAATCTCTTCTAAAACAGTAATCGAGGCGAATATGTTCAATATTCCTACCTTGGTCAAAGTAAACTTCGAAGACTTTAAAAACCGGCTCAAACAACAAACAAACGATACCGTAAACATAGATACGTTCGGTCCCGGTTTGAATCATAAATTCGAAATCGTTAAAAGAACACTTAAATATCTTCTTTTGGAAAACACTCAAGATCCGAACTCTTATAAAAATAATTCTCCAGGAAGAATCCACTACGAAAAGGAAATAGACGACGATCTGGTTTCTTGTATTCAAGAATACAAAGATCAACAAATTATTTCCGAGTTAATCGTTCCGATCATTTATATAAATCACTCGGAAGAACAAATTCCGATCGGTTATTTTTCTATACAGAGTAAGGAACAATCTTTTACGGAAAAGGACGTACAGGAATTCCAAATTTTAGCAAAGGACATGATAGAAAGAATCAAAGAATCGAACACGATCAAAACTTCGGAACATTTTTCAATTCTTGAAATTTCTAAAGGAGGAGTTAGGATTAAGATCGAAAATCCGCATCTAATCGAAACGTTACCTAAACAAAATGATTTTGTATTCGACATCTTTTTTAAAATGCAGGCTCCGTTTACGGTTCACGGTATTACTCGTTGGTTGGCCCTGGATGAAAACGGTCATCTCATTTTAGGAATAGAACTCGCAGGGAAATCCGATTTGCCGGGAGAAAGAGCCCGTTTCGAATCAAACCTAGAACTGTTGGCTTCCAATTAA
- a CDS encoding carbonic anhydrase, whose amino-acid sequence MNILYSFPRVSWSNLRHDFSAGLVVFLISLPLCIGIGFASGAPIVSGLISGIVGGIVISLISKSPLSVSGPAAGLTVIVFDSIKTLGNFNDFLLALCLAGIFQIILGFLKAGILSNFFPSAVVKGMLAAIGVVLILKQIPHAVGYDIDYEGDMEFFQKDRENTFSEILTAFYRFTPGAIILFTVALVLIFIWEKFKLHKKFIIHGSLVAIVTGVLLNEMFRVFELGIVVSGEHLIQPIQLNGALDLFLDDYSPNFSQWKNQTIYFIAIKLCLVMSLETLLNLDAIEKIDPQRRIVSKNRELIAQGTGNLCSAILGGLPITSVIIRSSANLHAGARTRFSSFLHGLLILVSVILIPVWIAKIPLASLAAVLLVVGYKLTDYKILQTQYKKGMDQFLPFISTLVGIVFTDILVGIGIGCLFSVFFIMRRNILNPYQFNKKEMAYGVEVKIDLSEDVSFLNKSSMLYKLDKVPDNAHLIIDGSRSKYIDPDVLEIIEDFKIVARSRNIKLEIIDVTSSYEKIQNSPLDLVLQQDYQKLFENNRIWVEEKLSKDPDYFKNLALGQTPQYLLISCSDSRLSVNEMTGTSAGELFVHRNIANLVIDTDMNLMSVLQYSVEVLKVRHIVVCGHYGCGGVKTAIDGKYHGLIDAWLRHIKQVYRMNRKELSCILDENEKHERLVELNVREQVYNLCMTTIVQNAWSRGNDLQLHGWVYDLKQGKILDLNIDIDKDFKDYDIFRYQFETH is encoded by the coding sequence ATGAACATATTATATTCTTTTCCTCGTGTTTCTTGGAGCAATTTAAGACACGATTTTTCTGCCGGTTTAGTGGTCTTTTTAATTTCTCTCCCTCTTTGTATAGGAATTGGGTTCGCTTCGGGAGCGCCCATAGTTTCCGGTTTAATTAGCGGTATAGTTGGCGGAATTGTAATTTCTCTGATTAGTAAATCTCCCTTATCAGTAAGCGGACCGGCGGCTGGTTTGACCGTGATCGTTTTTGATTCTATTAAAACATTAGGAAATTTTAATGATTTTCTTTTGGCTCTTTGTTTGGCCGGAATTTTTCAAATTATATTAGGTTTTTTGAAAGCTGGAATCTTGAGTAATTTTTTTCCTTCTGCAGTGGTCAAGGGAATGTTAGCCGCGATCGGAGTTGTTTTAATTTTGAAACAGATTCCTCACGCGGTAGGTTACGATATTGATTATGAAGGAGATATGGAATTTTTTCAGAAAGATCGGGAAAATACTTTTTCGGAAATTTTAACCGCTTTCTACCGTTTTACACCAGGCGCGATCATTTTGTTTACGGTTGCCTTGGTTTTGATTTTTATCTGGGAAAAGTTCAAACTACATAAGAAATTTATAATTCACGGATCTTTGGTTGCGATTGTGACAGGTGTTTTGTTAAACGAAATGTTTCGGGTTTTTGAATTAGGTATCGTAGTGAGCGGGGAACATTTGATTCAACCGATTCAGTTGAACGGGGCTCTGGATCTGTTCCTGGATGATTATTCTCCGAATTTTTCCCAATGGAAGAACCAGACGATCTATTTTATTGCAATCAAGTTATGCCTTGTGATGAGTCTGGAGACCTTGTTGAATTTAGACGCGATTGAAAAGATAGATCCGCAAAGAAGAATTGTATCTAAAAATAGGGAGTTGATCGCTCAAGGAACCGGAAATTTGTGTTCGGCGATTTTAGGTGGATTACCGATTACTTCCGTAATCATTCGTAGTTCCGCGAATTTACACGCAGGAGCAAGGACCCGGTTTTCTTCTTTCTTACACGGTTTATTGATTTTGGTTTCCGTGATTTTGATCCCTGTTTGGATCGCAAAAATTCCTTTGGCTTCTTTGGCTGCGGTACTTTTAGTCGTAGGTTACAAACTTACGGATTATAAAATTTTACAGACACAATATAAAAAAGGAATGGATCAGTTTCTTCCTTTTATATCTACGTTAGTCGGAATCGTTTTTACGGATATTTTGGTGGGAATTGGTATTGGTTGTTTATTTTCCGTTTTTTTTATTATGAGAAGAAACATTCTCAATCCTTATCAATTTAACAAAAAAGAAATGGCTTACGGAGTAGAAGTAAAGATTGATCTTTCCGAAGATGTTTCTTTTTTGAATAAGTCTAGTATGTTATATAAACTAGATAAGGTTCCGGATAACGCACATTTAATTATAGACGGTTCTAGATCTAAATACATTGATCCAGACGTTTTGGAAATTATAGAAGACTTTAAAATCGTAGCCAGATCGCGTAATATCAAATTGGAAATTATAGACGTTACTTCCAGTTACGAGAAGATTCAGAACAGTCCTTTGGACTTGGTACTTCAACAAGATTATCAAAAACTTTTTGAAAACAATCGGATTTGGGTGGAGGAAAAACTTTCCAAAGATCCGGATTATTTTAAAAATCTTGCATTAGGCCAAACTCCTCAGTATCTTTTGATCTCTTGTTCCGATAGTAGACTTTCGGTCAATGAAATGACAGGAACGAGCGCTGGAGAACTTTTTGTTCATAGAAATATCGCAAATCTAGTGATCGATACGGATATGAATCTAATGTCGGTTCTTCAATATTCCGTTGAGGTTTTGAAAGTTAGACACATTGTTGTTTGTGGTCACTACGGTTGTGGTGGAGTAAAAACTGCGATAGACGGGAAATATCACGGTTTGATCGACGCTTGGTTACGTCATATCAAACAAGTATATCGTATGAATCGAAAGGAACTTTCTTGTATCTTAGATGAAAATGAAAAACACGAAAGGCTTGTAGAATTAAACGTTAGAGAACAGGTTTATAATCTTTGTATGACCACTATCGTTCAAAACGCTTGGAGTAGAGGTAACGATCTTCAACTTCACGGTTGGGTATACGATTTAAAACAAGGTAAAATTTTAGATCTGAACATAGACATTGATAAAGATTTTAAGGATTATGATATTTTCCGTTATCAGTTTGAAACTCATTGA
- a CDS encoding TolC family protein yields the protein MRNHTSEIYKSIFYFLKLFLILMKNIVNNFLNLPILFNSIIFLVVLASPVRSENSSLLDIRTILDRAEKNSSLLLSLNADLESLFYQRKQQGKTQNPSLTLDYGRRSAANESGSEYAIQFEQPVYFPGRKELHQLLVDNNSKIKEIQLQEANNSIRFNALKFAYRYLVSAGKKNHVKERLKRLSILESYIRARPFITPQSKTDLFIIQRKILALRKHFNDLELDANKQYEAMNLYLMFETVPSFRIPFFTEGVKFDFNELQNKAISQNLTLMAAKGEIEKAKTELNLASLEKYPDYSIISQVGEDRSGVANRFYDFGFKFRIPVWDRFQNKISAAEVNVKSKQEIFHHQENLVKTAFKQAFLDYEQSKINLKLFNLSKLDEIEKDLIYADVEFKKGRILMISYLELENQLHETHHAILDAQIAHLEALLNLLYITNEKEIIGTLQHAVQTFEYQLK from the coding sequence ATGCGGAACCATACTTCTGAAATTTACAAAAGTATATTCTATTTTTTGAAACTGTTTTTGATTTTAATGAAAAACATTGTAAATAACTTTTTAAACTTACCTATTTTGTTCAATTCGATAATTTTTTTAGTAGTTTTGGCTTCTCCCGTTCGATCTGAAAATTCTTCTCTATTGGACATTCGAACCATTCTTGACAGGGCCGAGAAAAATTCTTCTTTGTTACTTTCCTTAAATGCGGATTTGGAATCCCTTTTTTATCAACGCAAACAGCAGGGAAAAACACAGAATCCTTCTTTGACTTTGGACTACGGTCGTAGAAGCGCTGCAAACGAGAGTGGTTCCGAATACGCCATTCAGTTTGAACAACCCGTGTATTTTCCTGGTAGAAAAGAACTACATCAACTTTTGGTGGATAACAATTCCAAAATCAAAGAGATCCAGCTTCAAGAAGCGAATAACTCGATTCGGTTTAACGCGCTTAAGTTTGCTTATCGTTATCTAGTTTCTGCCGGAAAAAAAAATCACGTTAAAGAACGTCTCAAAAGATTATCCATATTAGAAAGTTACATCCGTGCGAGACCGTTTATCACTCCTCAGTCAAAGACCGATTTGTTTATCATTCAAAGAAAAATTTTGGCTCTTAGAAAACATTTCAACGATCTAGAATTGGACGCGAATAAACAATACGAAGCGATGAATTTGTATCTTATGTTTGAAACCGTTCCTTCGTTTCGAATTCCATTTTTTACGGAAGGAGTGAAGTTCGATTTCAACGAACTACAAAATAAGGCGATTTCTCAAAACCTGACTCTGATGGCCGCTAAAGGTGAAATTGAAAAGGCGAAAACAGAATTGAATCTTGCCAGTTTGGAAAAATATCCGGATTATTCTATCATCAGTCAAGTGGGTGAAGACAGATCAGGAGTAGCCAACCGATTTTATGATTTCGGTTTTAAGTTTAGAATTCCAGTATGGGATCGGTTTCAAAATAAGATTTCCGCTGCGGAGGTCAATGTGAAGTCCAAACAGGAAATTTTTCATCATCAAGAAAATCTTGTGAAAACCGCATTCAAACAAGCTTTTTTAGATTACGAACAATCCAAAATCAATCTTAAACTTTTTAATCTTTCTAAGTTAGACGAAATTGAAAAAGATCTAATTTATGCAGACGTGGAATTCAAAAAAGGAAGAATATTGATGATCAGTTATCTGGAGTTGGAAAACCAACTTCATGAAACACATCATGCGATCTTGGACGCTCAGATTGCGCATTTGGAAGCTCTGCTCAATTTGTTGTATATCACAAACGAAAAAGAAATTATAGGAACTTTGCAACATGCTGTCCAGACTTTTGAATATCAGCTTAAGTAA